One window of the Dehalococcoidia bacterium genome contains the following:
- a CDS encoding ABC transporter ATP-binding protein, with translation MALIQFFDVSKRFVLHHERSRSFQELFVNMFRPRRAREEFWALRNVSFEIDQGESVAIIGPNGSGKSTTLKLVSRILQPTSGKVVVTKRVSALLELGAGFHPELTGRENIFLNGSLLGFSRADMRARFDDIVEFAELEQFIDTPIKHYSTGMVTRLGFAIAVYTDPEILITDEVLAVGDEGFQRKCLDRIWQFRREGRTIIFVSHSLSTVRTLCARSIWLNKGRLVADGPSAEVVDAYMIDAYKTLESKSAAERHVGTQRWGSGEAIITDVSFLDGSRRRRDVFETGETLIIRVEFLARERIERPQFGIGIHRADGVHVAAPNNVAARCEVAAIEGRGAFEYRVDRLPLLQGDYEITAALYDHEAIHPYDHHHRMYTLHVWNGPGAADRWGLVHMPGTWRVEEGGSP, from the coding sequence ATGGCACTCATTCAGTTCTTCGACGTTTCGAAGCGCTTTGTGCTGCATCATGAGCGCTCGCGCTCCTTCCAGGAGCTGTTTGTCAACATGTTCCGTCCCCGGAGGGCGCGCGAGGAGTTTTGGGCATTGCGCAACGTCTCGTTCGAGATCGATCAAGGGGAAAGCGTCGCGATTATCGGACCGAATGGCTCCGGCAAGAGCACGACGCTGAAACTGGTCTCCCGCATCCTCCAGCCGACAAGCGGCAAGGTCGTGGTGACCAAGCGGGTCTCAGCCCTCCTTGAGCTCGGCGCGGGCTTTCATCCTGAACTGACAGGCCGCGAAAACATCTTTCTCAACGGCTCCCTACTCGGCTTCAGCCGGGCTGACATGCGCGCTCGCTTCGATGACATCGTCGAGTTCGCGGAGCTAGAGCAGTTCATCGACACCCCGATCAAGCATTACAGCACCGGGATGGTCACCCGGCTCGGCTTCGCGATCGCTGTCTACACCGACCCCGAGATCCTGATCACCGACGAGGTGCTGGCCGTCGGCGACGAGGGCTTCCAGCGCAAATGCCTCGACCGAATCTGGCAGTTCCGGCGGGAAGGGCGGACGATCATCTTCGTCTCTCACTCGCTCAGCACCGTGCGCACGCTCTGCGCGCGGTCGATCTGGCTGAACAAGGGCCGGCTGGTCGCCGATGGCCCCTCTGCTGAGGTGGTCGACGCGTACATGATCGACGCCTACAAAACCCTCGAGTCGAAGAGCGCCGCCGAACGCCACGTCGGCACGCAGCGGTGGGGCAGCGGCGAGGCGATCATCACCGACGTCTCGTTTCTCGACGGATCGCGGCGGCGGCGCGACGTGTTCGAGACGGGGGAGACGCTGATCATCCGCGTCGAGTTTCTGGCGCGCGAGCGGATCGAGCGGCCACAGTTCGGCATCGGCATCCACCGCGCGGACGGCGTGCATGTTGCCGCGCCGAACAATGTCGCGGCGCGCTGTGAGGTCGCCGCCATTGAGGGGCGCGGCGCGTTCGAATACCGCGTCGACCGCTTGCCGCTGCTCCAAGGCGACTACGAGATCACTGCCGCGCTCTACGATCACGAGGCGATCCATCCCTACGACCATCATCACCGGATGTACACCCTGCATGTTTGGAACGGACCGGGCGCTGCGGATCGCTGGGGGCTTGTGCATATGCCGGGAACGTGGCGGGTCGAGGAGGGCGGCTCGCCATGA
- a CDS encoding ABC transporter permease produces the protein MTVIVSSERGRSWLAEVVHYREFLFNLVKRDLKVRYRNSILGFIWSLLNPLLMMVVFSVVFSVLSAGAPVQNYPIFILVALLPWNYTAASVTGAVNAIVGNAHLIKRVYFPREILPASLVISNLVNLLLALPVLFLLKLALGSPFSEYVLLLPLVLALQTVFLLGVAFFLSSINVYFRDTEVIVDVFILAWFFLSPVVYNMEQLAPDFAQVLYWVNPMASLLSSYRLILYNNAPPDPLFMLRTTLTCVVTFLVGYLIFRRLAPNFGEEV, from the coding sequence ATGACGGTCATCGTCTCGAGCGAGCGCGGCAGAAGCTGGCTCGCCGAGGTTGTGCACTACCGGGAGTTTCTCTTCAACCTCGTCAAGCGCGACTTGAAGGTGCGCTACCGCAACTCGATCCTCGGCTTTATCTGGTCGCTTCTCAATCCGCTCCTGATGATGGTCGTCTTTTCCGTTGTCTTCAGCGTCCTGAGCGCCGGTGCGCCGGTGCAGAACTATCCGATCTTTATCCTCGTCGCCCTTCTGCCCTGGAATTACACCGCGGCGTCGGTGACAGGCGCGGTGAATGCGATCGTCGGCAATGCCCATCTGATCAAGCGGGTCTACTTCCCGCGCGAGATCTTGCCCGCCTCGCTGGTGATCTCGAACCTGGTCAACCTGCTGCTGGCGCTGCCGGTGCTGTTTCTCCTCAAGCTTGCGCTCGGCTCTCCTTTCTCAGAGTATGTGCTGCTCCTTCCGCTCGTTCTTGCGCTGCAGACGGTTTTTCTCCTCGGCGTGGCGTTCTTTCTCTCCAGCATCAACGTCTACTTTCGTGATACCGAAGTGATTGTCGATGTCTTCATCCTCGCGTGGTTCTTCTTGTCTCCCGTGGTTTACAACATGGAGCAGCTCGCCCCCGATTTCGCCCAAGTGCTCTACTGGGTCAATCCCATGGCCTCGCTCCTTTCTTCCTATCGGCTGATCCTGTATAACAATGCGCCTCCCGACCCGCTCTTCATGCTCCGGACGACATTAACCTGCGTCGTCACGTTCCTCGTCGGGTATCTCATCTTCCGTCGGCTCGCCCCGAACTTTGGGGAGGAAGTCTGA
- a CDS encoding S8 family serine peptidase, giving the protein MLSRPLLIGAAVTLLALAAAPLAAGPAVPQLREDGGAPERAQAPSPHLDPHVLAALEGEAEVEAFLIFDDRPMRAALSAERARRGHHLADLPALQRAELAAIKQRAGPFDVVRDYPYLGVQLVRFRSVEEAQQALTRPGVASIVRVGERRALLGESLPLIKQPQAAAAGYLGTGVSVAVIDTGVDYLASPFGCTGLNTPPDTCKVVDARDFAPEDGQRDADGHGTNVAAIVVGVAPGAKIVALDVFSGDYARDPDILAAIDWVIANRATYNIRAVNLSLGDTSHFPTPCVASFASSAFSALRAAGVIPVVAAGNSAIVGGSYADGLADPACAPGALSVGAVYDSTFPPLGVCPTQSPAADVIACFSQSAAYLTALAPGARIAAGGWQFSGTSQAAPHAAGLIAVLASANPSAGINGWQSALASTGKPIFDARNGVTKRRIDVYEAVCSLAPCPGSPTPTATPSPTPTATPSPTPTATPSPTATRGSAQQPTATSITSRSIEVTNVLIRQHTPTPLPTATPTRTSTATPTATATVTPTPTPTSPGGS; this is encoded by the coding sequence TTGCTCTCCCGGCCTCTCCTCATCGGCGCGGCCGTCACCCTCCTCGCGCTGGCCGCTGCACCCCTCGCTGCAGGACCGGCGGTGCCGCAGCTGCGGGAAGACGGCGGCGCGCCGGAGAGAGCGCAGGCGCCTTCCCCGCACCTCGACCCTCATGTGCTCGCTGCTCTGGAGGGCGAAGCGGAGGTCGAGGCGTTTCTCATCTTCGACGACCGCCCTATGCGAGCGGCGCTCAGCGCAGAACGCGCGCGCCGCGGCCATCACCTGGCCGACCTGCCCGCGCTTCAGCGCGCAGAACTTGCCGCGATCAAGCAGCGCGCCGGGCCGTTCGACGTCGTTCGCGACTATCCGTATCTTGGCGTCCAGCTCGTCCGCTTCCGTTCGGTCGAGGAAGCGCAGCAGGCACTGACCCGGCCCGGCGTCGCTTCGATTGTGCGCGTCGGCGAGCGGCGGGCACTCCTTGGGGAAAGCCTTCCGCTGATTAAGCAGCCGCAAGCGGCGGCCGCGGGATACCTTGGCACGGGCGTGAGTGTGGCCGTGATCGACACCGGCGTCGACTATCTCGCTTCGCCCTTCGGCTGCACGGGGCTGAACACTCCGCCCGACACCTGTAAAGTGGTGGACGCCCGCGACTTCGCGCCCGAGGATGGACAACGCGATGCCGATGGGCACGGCACGAACGTCGCCGCGATCGTTGTCGGGGTCGCGCCGGGAGCGAAGATCGTCGCGCTCGATGTGTTTTCCGGCGATTATGCCCGCGACCCCGACATTCTCGCTGCAATCGACTGGGTGATCGCCAATCGCGCGACCTACAACATTCGCGCTGTCAACCTCTCGCTTGGCGACACTAGTCACTTCCCGACGCCTTGCGTCGCCTCCTTCGCCAGCAGCGCCTTTTCGGCACTGCGCGCCGCGGGCGTCATTCCGGTTGTCGCAGCCGGGAACAGCGCCATTGTCGGCGGAAGTTATGCGGATGGCCTCGCAGACCCTGCCTGCGCGCCCGGCGCGCTCAGCGTCGGCGCGGTCTACGACTCGACCTTCCCCCCGCTCGGTGTCTGCCCCACTCAGTCGCCGGCCGCCGATGTTATCGCCTGTTTCTCCCAGTCCGCCGCGTACCTGACTGCGCTTGCGCCGGGCGCGCGGATCGCGGCCGGCGGCTGGCAGTTCTCCGGTACCTCCCAAGCGGCGCCCCATGCTGCCGGCTTGATCGCCGTGCTCGCCTCAGCGAACCCCAGTGCCGGCATCAACGGCTGGCAGAGTGCGCTCGCCTCCACCGGCAAGCCGATCTTCGACGCGCGCAACGGCGTGACGAAGCGGCGGATCGACGTGTATGAAGCGGTCTGCTCTCTCGCGCCCTGCCCCGGTTCTCCAACTCCGACCGCTACTCCTTCTCCGACCCCAACCGCCACTCCTTCTCCAACTCCGACCGCCACCCCCTCGCCCACCGCCACGCGAGGGTCGGCGCAGCAACCGACTGCGACGTCCATCACTTCGCGCTCAATCGAGGTAACCAACGTCCTGATCCGTCAGCACACGCCCACTCCCCTCCCCACAGCGACCCCGACCCGAACCTCAACGGCCACCCCGACCGCAACCGCAACAGTGACGCCAACCCCAACCCCGACCTCTCCGGGAGGCAGCTAG
- the mtaB gene encoding tRNA (N(6)-L-threonylcarbamoyladenosine(37)-C(2))-methylthiotransferase MtaB, which produces MKVFLTALGCKLNQAEVDRFAEQFVDAGYAVVEEARHADLAIVHSCTVTHVADKKSRQAIRQAKRANPAARVIVSGCYAETAAGELAGLPEVDLVVSQRETPRLIELASALGVVPEPLRDGSVPHPFPLPRTRTRAFVKIQDGCNDFCAYCIIPYSRGRVRSVPVDAVIADIERKLERGYREIVLTGVSIGAYGHDQGPKRATTSLSQLIGEILDRTKVERLRITSLEPHDFDPQLLPYFRDERVCPHLHLCLQSGSDATLRRMRRRYDTAEYAAVAAALRAANPRMQLTTDVIVGFPGETDEEFAETLAFVERLGFAALHVFRYSPRAGTRAASFPNQVPEPVKKARSETLMALGERLAAAARAAQPGQRARVLFEEAARLNGQPAWVGLTEQYFRTIVPAREPLDGQIRSVVITGATSTLLVGCLAKEIA; this is translated from the coding sequence ATGAAAGTATTTCTGACCGCTCTTGGCTGCAAGTTGAACCAAGCCGAAGTCGATCGCTTCGCTGAGCAGTTCGTCGATGCCGGCTACGCGGTCGTCGAGGAGGCGCGCCATGCTGACTTGGCGATTGTGCACTCCTGCACGGTCACGCACGTTGCGGACAAGAAGTCGCGTCAGGCGATCCGCCAAGCGAAGCGGGCGAACCCGGCGGCGCGCGTGATCGTGAGTGGGTGCTACGCTGAGACCGCAGCGGGGGAACTTGCCGGCCTTCCGGAGGTCGATCTCGTCGTCAGTCAGCGGGAGACGCCGCGCCTGATTGAACTGGCAAGCGCCCTCGGCGTGGTGCCCGAGCCGTTGCGCGATGGGAGTGTTCCTCACCCATTCCCGCTGCCTCGTACCCGGACGCGCGCCTTCGTCAAAATCCAGGACGGCTGCAACGACTTTTGCGCGTACTGCATCATCCCCTACTCGCGTGGGCGTGTCCGCAGCGTGCCGGTGGACGCGGTCATCGCCGACATCGAGCGCAAGCTGGAGCGCGGCTATCGCGAAATTGTCCTGACGGGGGTGAGCATCGGCGCCTACGGCCACGACCAGGGGCCGAAGCGAGCCACGACCAGTCTCTCTCAGCTGATAGGCGAGATCCTCGATCGGACGAAGGTCGAACGACTGCGGATCACCTCGCTCGAGCCGCACGACTTCGACCCCCAGCTCCTGCCGTATTTTCGCGACGAACGGGTCTGCCCGCATCTCCATCTCTGTCTCCAGAGCGGCAGCGATGCGACCTTACGTCGGATGCGCCGCCGCTACGATACTGCCGAGTATGCCGCGGTTGCTGCAGCGCTGCGCGCGGCCAATCCGCGGATGCAGCTGACGACCGATGTGATCGTGGGCTTTCCCGGCGAGACGGACGAGGAGTTCGCCGAGACGCTCGCGTTCGTGGAACGTCTCGGGTTTGCGGCCCTCCATGTCTTCCGCTATTCGCCGCGGGCGGGGACGCGAGCCGCAAGCTTTCCCAATCAGGTTCCGGAACCAGTGAAGAAGGCTCGGAGCGAAACGTTGATGGCTCTCGGGGAGCGGCTCGCTGCCGCGGCGCGGGCGGCGCAGCCGGGTCAGCGCGCTCGCGTGCTGTTCGAGGAGGCGGCGCGCCTCAACGGCCAGCCGGCATGGGTCGGACTGACAGAACAGTACTTCCGCACGATCGTGCCGGCGAGGGAGCCGCTCGACGGCCAAATCCGCTCCGTTGTCATCACAGGGGCAACCTCGACACTGCTTGTCGGCTGCTTGGCTAAGGAGATCGCGTGA
- the amaP gene encoding alkaline shock response membrane anchor protein AmaP, with amino-acid sequence MNVFNRLIVVLLAVLTIICSAFTILALALYQGEVIDIFRQVAAAYPRGVGLETEVVIGIGVFAALLSVLAAIVLWFEVVPAGASGVRLQSVGGAIAIVTNDAIVQRVRYETERVPGVRQARASMKTNGREAIIRIDARLAADVPVAPVVDQISGVVREAVEGQMGVRIRQLQVYVRNEPGSARPAPSAAVSPAPPPLPTGAASASDPASGSSGGSLLHPDSRL; translated from the coding sequence GTGAACGTCTTCAACCGCCTGATCGTTGTGCTCCTCGCCGTCCTCACTATCATCTGCTCAGCGTTCACGATCCTCGCGCTCGCCCTCTACCAAGGCGAGGTGATCGACATCTTCCGGCAAGTGGCCGCTGCCTACCCGCGCGGCGTTGGGCTCGAGACGGAGGTTGTCATCGGAATTGGCGTGTTCGCGGCGCTGCTGTCGGTCCTCGCTGCGATTGTGCTCTGGTTTGAGGTCGTTCCCGCCGGCGCGTCCGGGGTCCGTCTTCAGTCTGTCGGCGGGGCGATCGCTATTGTCACGAACGACGCGATCGTTCAGCGGGTCCGCTACGAGACTGAGCGGGTGCCGGGGGTCCGTCAGGCGCGCGCCTCGATGAAGACCAACGGCCGCGAGGCGATTATCCGGATCGATGCCCGACTGGCGGCCGACGTGCCCGTTGCTCCAGTTGTCGATCAAATTTCGGGGGTTGTGCGCGAGGCGGTCGAAGGGCAGATGGGCGTGCGGATTCGCCAGCTGCAGGTGTACGTCAGGAATGAGCCGGGGAGCGCGCGTCCTGCTCCAAGCGCAGCGGTGAGCCCGGCGCCTCCTCCGCTGCCGACCGGCGCCGCATCCGCTTCCGACCCCGCGTCAGGCTCGAGCGGCGGCTCGCTCCTCCATCCTGACAGCCGGCTGTAG
- the scpB gene encoding SMC-Scp complex subunit ScpB: protein MLEAVLFVAEAPVSLRRLAEVAGCDEAAVAEALEELEQQLAGRGIRLQRHHELVQLVTAPEAAAAVERFLGLDGTVRLSNAALETLAVIAYRQPVTRAQIEQVRGVSADRAIATLIAHGLIEEVGRLNAVGRPALFGTTVEFLEHFGLRSLADLPPLPQAEEESADPLGSSGEELME, encoded by the coding sequence ATCCTCGAAGCAGTGCTCTTCGTCGCGGAGGCGCCCGTCAGCCTGCGCCGTCTCGCTGAAGTCGCCGGCTGCGATGAGGCGGCTGTCGCCGAAGCGCTGGAGGAGCTCGAACAGCAACTCGCCGGTCGCGGCATTCGCCTCCAGCGCCACCATGAACTGGTCCAGCTCGTCACCGCGCCGGAAGCGGCCGCCGCAGTCGAGCGGTTCCTCGGCCTCGATGGGACGGTTCGCCTCTCGAACGCGGCCTTGGAGACGCTCGCGGTTATCGCCTACCGCCAGCCGGTCACCCGCGCTCAGATCGAGCAGGTGCGCGGCGTCAGCGCCGACCGCGCGATCGCGACCTTGATCGCTCATGGCTTGATTGAGGAAGTAGGGCGCCTCAATGCGGTTGGGCGGCCGGCGCTCTTCGGCACGACCGTCGAGTTCTTAGAACATTTCGGTCTGCGCAGCCTCGCTGACCTGCCGCCCCTGCCTCAAGCAGAAGAGGAGAGCGCCGACCCCCTCGGCTCTTCCGGGGAGGAGCTTATGGAGTGA
- a CDS encoding cysteine hydrolase, whose product MAITYFGKNVLMTLEEWVNPTHSAVVVVDVQNDFCSLGGYVHRRGQDITPLQTMLTKLRRLLDGARRAGTRVVYVQHTVARDGATESPAYLAYRLKLHGGDCPELCLEGTWGHQICAAVAPQPGDLVVRKHRQPPWIGTDLDQLLRANGVQTVIATGTMTSACVDWTARLGVQLDYYVVVPEDCVAQTDCAAHDAAIAALRRYLPDGGVTTSEALLQVWGVTASPGAPSVPLTP is encoded by the coding sequence ATGGCGATCACGTACTTCGGCAAGAACGTCCTGATGACGCTCGAGGAGTGGGTGAACCCGACGCATTCGGCAGTTGTCGTCGTTGACGTGCAGAACGACTTCTGCTCGCTCGGCGGCTACGTGCACCGGCGCGGACAAGACATAACGCCGCTCCAGACCATGCTCACCAAGCTCCGCCGGCTGCTCGATGGAGCGCGCCGAGCGGGGACGCGCGTCGTTTACGTCCAGCATACCGTTGCTCGGGACGGCGCGACCGAGTCCCCGGCCTACCTCGCCTACCGGCTGAAGCTGCACGGCGGAGACTGCCCGGAACTCTGTCTTGAGGGAACATGGGGACATCAAATCTGCGCTGCGGTCGCGCCCCAGCCCGGCGACCTTGTCGTCCGCAAGCATCGTCAGCCGCCGTGGATCGGCACCGACCTTGACCAGCTGCTGCGGGCAAACGGGGTTCAGACGGTGATCGCAACCGGAACGATGACCAGCGCCTGCGTCGATTGGACAGCGCGCCTCGGCGTCCAGCTTGATTACTATGTGGTCGTCCCGGAGGACTGCGTCGCCCAGACCGACTGCGCCGCTCACGATGCGGCGATCGCGGCGCTCCGCCGCTACCTCCCCGACGGCGGCGTCACTACCAGCGAAGCGCTGCTTCAGGTCTGGGGCGTGACCGCTTCCCCCGGCGCGCCGTCAGTTCCCCTCACTCCATAA
- a CDS encoding AMP-binding protein, translated as MVAAVLTLAPEELRARQNAALARMVALCERAHPFYQRLFREQGLTAADLQTVDDLQRLPLTRKADLMADPEAFRLQAPDLPVHEQVIWDIAYTTGTTGRPTPVYSTTHDFYATIECWTRLFRIAGVREDDIVANLFPLTAYPSGAFLRTAIQGTGALVLNAMPGARYPEFPVQRSLDDVIRLVERKRPTVLGSVPSFLRRLLIRAEELGADFSSVRLACFTGEPCPAGLREDIRARLTRLGAVSPAINVRLGFTEAQSAFVECREGGPLMNPAPDLYYFEIVHPETGERLPDGEQGLLVMTHLNRRGTVLLRYVLGDITALARGRCPDCGLTTERVLQPPFRADHLTKVRGMLVNPDVLHNLLSARPEVQEYQVIFRKEDPTDPYSMDEMLLRLAVTGDAEAVTRAIIAEVRNAVRVTPTVEVVDLAAIYVPGSTMKARRIIDERPKG; from the coding sequence ATGGTTGCCGCGGTCCTCACCTTAGCGCCGGAGGAACTGCGCGCGCGCCAAAACGCGGCGCTCGCGCGGATGGTGGCGCTCTGCGAGCGCGCCCATCCGTTCTACCAGCGGCTGTTTCGCGAACAGGGGCTCACCGCCGCCGATCTCCAAACGGTCGACGACCTGCAGCGCCTGCCGCTCACCCGCAAGGCCGACCTCATGGCCGACCCGGAGGCCTTTCGGCTGCAGGCGCCGGACCTCCCCGTCCACGAGCAGGTCATTTGGGATATTGCCTACACCACCGGCACGACCGGGCGCCCGACGCCGGTCTACAGCACGACGCACGACTTCTATGCAACCATCGAATGCTGGACGCGCCTCTTTCGCATCGCCGGCGTGCGCGAGGACGACATCGTCGCCAATCTCTTTCCGCTCACCGCCTATCCCAGCGGCGCCTTTCTGCGCACTGCCATTCAAGGGACTGGAGCGCTCGTCCTCAACGCCATGCCCGGCGCGCGCTACCCGGAGTTTCCCGTGCAGCGGTCGCTCGACGACGTCATCCGGCTTGTCGAGCGCAAGCGTCCCACCGTTCTCGGTTCGGTACCAAGCTTTCTCCGCCGTCTGCTCATCCGCGCCGAAGAGCTTGGCGCCGATTTCTCGAGCGTCCGCCTCGCGTGCTTCACCGGGGAACCGTGTCCGGCCGGTCTCCGCGAGGATATTCGAGCACGACTGACCCGCCTCGGTGCCGTCTCGCCCGCGATCAACGTCCGGCTAGGCTTCACCGAAGCCCAGTCCGCTTTCGTTGAGTGCCGCGAAGGCGGACCGCTTATGAACCCTGCCCCCGACCTTTACTACTTCGAGATCGTTCATCCAGAGACGGGAGAACGTCTTCCCGACGGCGAGCAGGGCTTGCTCGTCATGACCCACCTCAACCGTCGAGGCACGGTGCTTCTGCGGTATGTCCTCGGCGATATCACCGCGCTCGCGCGCGGCCGATGCCCCGATTGCGGGCTGACGACGGAGCGCGTCCTCCAGCCCCCCTTCCGCGCTGACCATCTGACGAAGGTGCGGGGCATGCTCGTCAACCCCGACGTCCTCCATAACCTGCTCAGCGCTCGCCCTGAGGTTCAAGAGTATCAAGTGATCTTTCGGAAGGAAGACCCTACCGACCCGTATTCGATGGACGAGATGCTGCTCCGGCTTGCTGTCACCGGCGACGCTGAGGCGGTAACCCGCGCCATCATCGCCGAAGTGCGCAATGCGGTCCGCGTTACCCCCACAGTCGAAGTCGTCGATCTGGCGGCAATCTATGTTCCTGGGAGCACGATGAAAGCGCGGCGCATCATCGACGAACGGCCAAAAGGTTAG
- a CDS encoding ABC transporter substrate-binding protein: MARLRPRWFSSPLGIVALVTLVACTPAAPSAAPAPPQAAGPTGKITIAIGAQTIASMETGRATVSASLATLWPVFDGLTFIDDKGQVQPALATSWRTIDDKTWEFTLGDWTFHNGRAVTIEDVLGTFRRYSDPNERLPALALFTTVDRFDGSGKTITFTMKVVDPTFPAVIGLAMITPMQELREQGPDEFFRKPIGSGPFRVVSTDYQIANVYEAMGPEHRSPRGRPKVKELELRFVPEASQRVAALQTGQVDMAAGIPASAVRQLEAAGFTIYRGAGNATVSYLLETRSGPTADRRVRLAINYAIDKEAIVQAIYGGAARIDSHLLGPAALGFNPALQPYPYDPARARQLLAEAGYANGFTVAMTHATTGTTPKDLAELIQGQLRDVGITANVQIRELALWTAENNNDQKNAAIWMQVLNWDQTFEAQSVYRWFSSDFTWERGRRWEDAEFDRLYQQAKTTLDREQRARLYQQAAARLHSEAVSLFLIQPFTPSATKKGLLIPVGGSDARYYVEMRWE; the protein is encoded by the coding sequence ATGGCTCGCCTTCGTCCGCGCTGGTTCTCTTCTCCCCTCGGCATCGTCGCTCTCGTCACCCTTGTCGCCTGTACTCCTGCCGCGCCATCCGCGGCGCCGGCGCCGCCTCAAGCAGCGGGGCCGACCGGAAAGATCACCATCGCCATCGGCGCTCAGACCATCGCCAGTATGGAGACGGGGCGCGCCACCGTGAGTGCGTCGCTGGCGACCCTCTGGCCGGTGTTCGACGGGCTGACGTTTATCGACGATAAGGGGCAGGTGCAGCCGGCGCTCGCCACCTCGTGGCGGACGATTGACGACAAGACGTGGGAGTTTACGCTCGGCGACTGGACATTCCACAACGGACGAGCGGTCACGATCGAGGACGTGCTGGGCACCTTCCGGCGCTACAGCGACCCGAACGAGCGGCTGCCGGCGCTGGCGCTCTTTACCACCGTCGACCGGTTCGACGGCTCCGGCAAAACGATAACTTTCACCATGAAGGTCGTCGATCCCACCTTCCCGGCCGTGATCGGGCTCGCCATGATCACGCCGATGCAGGAACTGCGCGAGCAGGGGCCCGACGAGTTCTTCCGCAAACCGATCGGGAGCGGGCCGTTCCGGGTGGTTTCGACCGACTACCAGATCGCGAACGTCTATGAGGCGATGGGCCCCGAGCACCGCTCGCCGCGCGGCCGCCCCAAGGTGAAAGAGCTCGAGCTTCGCTTCGTCCCCGAGGCTTCGCAGCGCGTTGCGGCACTGCAGACCGGTCAAGTCGACATGGCGGCCGGGATCCCTGCGAGCGCTGTCCGCCAGCTGGAAGCGGCCGGCTTCACCATCTACCGCGGAGCCGGAAACGCGACTGTGAGCTACCTGCTGGAGACGCGAAGCGGTCCCACGGCTGACCGGCGCGTGCGCCTCGCCATCAACTATGCGATTGACAAAGAGGCAATCGTCCAAGCGATCTACGGCGGCGCAGCCCGCATCGACAGCCACCTGCTCGGGCCGGCCGCGCTCGGCTTCAATCCTGCTCTGCAGCCGTATCCTTATGACCCAGCGCGGGCGCGGCAGCTGCTCGCCGAAGCGGGCTATGCCAACGGCTTCACCGTCGCGATGACCCACGCGACCACCGGGACGACGCCGAAGGACCTCGCCGAGCTGATCCAGGGGCAGCTGCGCGATGTCGGCATCACCGCCAATGTCCAGATCCGCGAACTGGCGCTGTGGACCGCCGAGAACAATAACGACCAGAAGAACGCCGCGATCTGGATGCAGGTGCTGAACTGGGATCAAACCTTCGAGGCGCAGAGCGTCTACCGCTGGTTCAGCAGCGACTTCACCTGGGAGCGCGGCCGACGCTGGGAAGACGCCGAGTTTGACCGCCTCTATCAGCAGGCAAAGACAACCCTCGACCGAGAGCAGCGCGCGCGGCTCTATCAGCAGGCAGCAGCTCGGCTTCACTCCGAGGCAGTCTCGCTCTTCCTGATCCAGCCGTTCACGCCGAGCGCCACGAAGAAAGGGCTGCTCATCCCTGTCGGCGGCTCCGACGCTCGCTACTACGTTGAAATGCGCTGGGAGTAA
- a CDS encoding adenylyltransferase/cytidyltransferase family protein yields MGVRTLAELIPWREELRRAGKTLVLTNGVFDLVHVGHVRYLDAARRLGDALVVAVDSDESVRALGKGAERPIVPAAERAEIVAALRSVDAAVIFDGPTACEVVAALQPDIYVKGGDYAAGAKPLPEAAVVTRYGGRVAFVDLVPGRSTTDLVARIQRRLADQHPQPG; encoded by the coding sequence ATGGGGGTGCGCACGCTCGCCGAGCTTATCCCTTGGCGCGAGGAACTGCGCCGCGCCGGCAAGACGCTCGTTCTGACAAACGGCGTCTTCGACCTGGTGCATGTCGGGCATGTCCGCTATCTTGATGCGGCGCGTCGTCTCGGCGATGCGCTCGTCGTCGCTGTCGACAGCGACGAGTCGGTGCGGGCCCTCGGCAAGGGAGCAGAGCGGCCGATCGTGCCGGCGGCCGAGCGCGCCGAAATCGTCGCCGCGCTGCGCTCCGTTGACGCCGCCGTGATCTTCGACGGCCCGACCGCCTGTGAGGTGGTCGCCGCGCTGCAACCAGATATTTATGTCAAAGGAGGCGACTACGCTGCCGGTGCCAAACCGCTCCCCGAGGCGGCAGTGGTGACACGCTATGGCGGCCGGGTCGCCTTTGTTGACCTTGTGCCCGGGCGCTCAACGACCGACCTCGTCGCCAGAATCCAGCGCCGCCTCGCCGACCAGCACCCGCAGCCGGGATGA